In a single window of the Natator depressus isolate rNatDep1 chromosome 24, rNatDep2.hap1, whole genome shotgun sequence genome:
- the LOC141977018 gene encoding HAUS augmin-like complex subunit 5 isoform X2: protein MERGGPALELKLWAAQEMGLPPGKVPPDGAFRRMCSGQCAEIWRYVTRHVHHQRNVKKIRGNLLWYQHLEEAEGKPSGSEAEQERRQQLAQGVARLRGELQQLDLQIETAQREVMADEVSLEAAQERIRDAQRRSLLLKAYAARLAKERQQLQGSIAQLWGRLEQLKDISRKAKVELTVGGKVPDLGFAGLEPEVLRDVRTACQLRFHFLKSLFEHSTSGARPGTSEELLEASYQHWLSTVEDIVGSHPPNHVLAALEHLALENTLQMQELTSLIDIPRDVEALKFRYESSRLEDLAGPPAALPSVRGLIQEGWSRCEELWVQQLPLQAREQRGTAQLSSLVQEMHRLLADGSEHAILARAVLELELRAVRLAGLRDGLRRGCQELEQEASARHAELQALQSKRQRILDFRHLVHEKQQHVRALIKGTSYIKSQLRKDQAEVQAFVQRKLLGPEQDVTLESQQLHGGVEREVRQLGAIALPCLLHRSLPGSQQVPAHELSIHRLDRTGLAQHRAFLTVCQAAGFPLYKAPEHLLPHMAALKKELLALRAQLGYKSQALASLQQCQGTDVQVLLQALRDHDREQAGALGPRMQLVTEQCERRIERWPEMQATIDAWWEQPGQFSLPAEHRQGLTLQQWLERWTLALKTLQQHSWA from the exons ATGGAGCGGGGCGGGCCCGCGCTGGAGCTGAAGCTCTGGGCGGCCCAGGAGATGGGGCTGCCCCCCGGGAAGGTGCCCCCCGACGGGGCCTTCCGCCG GATGTGCTCAGGCCAGTGTGCGGAGATCTGGAGATACGTCACCCGGCATGTGCACCACCAGAG GAATGTGAAGAAGATCCGAGGGAACTTGCTGTG GTACCAGCAtctggaggaggcagag ggaaaGCCCAGTGGGTCGGAAGCAGAGCAGGAGCGGCGCCAGCAGCTTGCCCAGGGCGTGGCCCGCCTGCgtggggagctgcagcagctggacctgcagaTAGAGACAGCCCAGCGCGAGGTCATGGCTGACG AGGTCTCCCTGGAGGCGGCCCAGGAGCGGATCCGTGACGCCCAGCGCCGCTCCCTGCTGCTCAAGGCCTATGCGGCCCGCCTGGCCAAGGAACgccagcagctgcagggcagcaTAGCACAGCTGTGGGGGCGGCTGGAGCAGCTGAAGGACATcagcag AAAGGCCAAGGTGGAGCTGACGGTGGGAGGGAAGGTGCCTGACCTCGGATTTGCTGGCTTGGAGCCTGAAGTACTG CGGGACGTGCGGACGGCCTGCCAGCTGCGCTTCCACTTCCTGAAGTCACTCTTCGAGCACAGCACATCTGGGGCCCGCCC CGGGACAAGCGAGGAGCTGCTGGAGGCGTCCTACCAGCACTGGCTGAGCACGGTGGag GACATCGTGGGTTCCCACCCTCCCAACCATGTCCTGGCAGCCCTGGAGCACCTGGCCCTGGAGAACACCCTGCAGATGCAGGAGCTCACCAGCCTCATTGACATTCCCCGCGACGTAGAGGCCCTCAA GTTCCGCTATGAGAGCTCTCGCCTGGAAGACCTGGCGGGGCCGCCAGCAGCCCTGCCCTCAGTCCGGGGCCTCATACAG gaaggCTGGAGCAGGTGTGAGGAGCTGTGGGTGCAGCAGCTCCCCCTACAGGCCCGGGAGCAGCGCGGCACGGCGCAGCTGTCCTCCCTCGTGCAGGAGATGCACCGGCTGCTGGCGGACGGCTCGGAGCACGCCATCCTCGCCAG GGcggtgctggagctggagctgcgggcTGTGCGGCTGGCAGGGCTGCGGGATGGGCTGCGTCGAGGCTGCCAGGAACTGGAGCAGGAGGCAAGTGCCCGCCATGCCGAGCTGCAGGCCTTGCAGAGCAAGCGTCAGCGCATCCTGGACTTCCGCCACCTGGTG cacgaAAAGCAGCAGCACGTCCGGGCGCTGATCAAAGGCACCTCCTACATCAAATCCCAGCTCCGCAAGGACCAGGCCGAA GTCCAGGCCTTCGTGCAGAGGAAGTTGCTGGGCCCGGAACAGGATGTGACCCTGGAGTCGCAGCAGCTGCACGGGGGGGTGGAGCGCGAGGTCCGGCAGCTGGGGGCCATcgccctcccctgcctgctgcaccGCAGCCTCCCGGG GTCCCAGCAGGTCCCGGCCCACGAGCTCTCCATCCATCGGCTGGACCGGACGGGGCTCGCCCAGCACCGGGCCTTCCTCACTGTGTGCCAGGCTGCCGGCTTCCCTCTCTACAAG gccccggaGCACCTCCTGCCCCACATGGCTGCGCTGAAGAAGGAGCTGCTGGCCTTGCGTGCCCAGCTGGGTTACAAGAGCCAGGCGCTAGCCAGCCTGCAGCAGTGCCAGGGGACCGATGTGCAAG tcctgctgcaggcCCTGCGGGACCACGACCGGGAGcaggccggagccctggggccgCGGATGCAGCTGGTGACTGAGCAGTGCGAGCGCCGCATCGAGCGCTGGCCCGAGATGCAGGCCACGATCGACGCCTG GTGGGAGCAGCCGGGGCAGTTCTCCCTGCCGGCGGAGCACCGCCAGGGCCTCACCttgcagcagtggctggagcgcTGGACCCTGGCCCTCAAgaccctccagcagcacagctgggcctGA
- the LOC141977018 gene encoding HAUS augmin-like complex subunit 5 isoform X1: protein MERGGPALELKLWAAQEMGLPPGKVPPDGAFRRMCSGQCAEIWRYVTRHVHHQRNVKKIRGNLLWYQHLEEAEGKPSGSEAEQERRQQLAQGVARLRGELQQLDLQIETAQREVMADEVSLEAAQERIRDAQRRSLLLKAYAARLAKERQQLQGSIAQLWGRLEQLKDISRKAKVELTVGGKVPDLGFAGLEPEVLRDVRTACQLRFHFLKSLFEHSTSGARPSGTSEELLEASYQHWLSTVEDIVGSHPPNHVLAALEHLALENTLQMQELTSLIDIPRDVEALKFRYESSRLEDLAGPPAALPSVRGLIQEGWSRCEELWVQQLPLQAREQRGTAQLSSLVQEMHRLLADGSEHAILARAVLELELRAVRLAGLRDGLRRGCQELEQEASARHAELQALQSKRQRILDFRHLVHEKQQHVRALIKGTSYIKSQLRKDQAEVQAFVQRKLLGPEQDVTLESQQLHGGVEREVRQLGAIALPCLLHRSLPGSQQVPAHELSIHRLDRTGLAQHRAFLTVCQAAGFPLYKAPEHLLPHMAALKKELLALRAQLGYKSQALASLQQCQGTDVQVLLQALRDHDREQAGALGPRMQLVTEQCERRIERWPEMQATIDAWWEQPGQFSLPAEHRQGLTLQQWLERWTLALKTLQQHSWA, encoded by the exons ATGGAGCGGGGCGGGCCCGCGCTGGAGCTGAAGCTCTGGGCGGCCCAGGAGATGGGGCTGCCCCCCGGGAAGGTGCCCCCCGACGGGGCCTTCCGCCG GATGTGCTCAGGCCAGTGTGCGGAGATCTGGAGATACGTCACCCGGCATGTGCACCACCAGAG GAATGTGAAGAAGATCCGAGGGAACTTGCTGTG GTACCAGCAtctggaggaggcagag ggaaaGCCCAGTGGGTCGGAAGCAGAGCAGGAGCGGCGCCAGCAGCTTGCCCAGGGCGTGGCCCGCCTGCgtggggagctgcagcagctggacctgcagaTAGAGACAGCCCAGCGCGAGGTCATGGCTGACG AGGTCTCCCTGGAGGCGGCCCAGGAGCGGATCCGTGACGCCCAGCGCCGCTCCCTGCTGCTCAAGGCCTATGCGGCCCGCCTGGCCAAGGAACgccagcagctgcagggcagcaTAGCACAGCTGTGGGGGCGGCTGGAGCAGCTGAAGGACATcagcag AAAGGCCAAGGTGGAGCTGACGGTGGGAGGGAAGGTGCCTGACCTCGGATTTGCTGGCTTGGAGCCTGAAGTACTG CGGGACGTGCGGACGGCCTGCCAGCTGCGCTTCCACTTCCTGAAGTCACTCTTCGAGCACAGCACATCTGGGGCCCGCCC CAGCGGGACAAGCGAGGAGCTGCTGGAGGCGTCCTACCAGCACTGGCTGAGCACGGTGGag GACATCGTGGGTTCCCACCCTCCCAACCATGTCCTGGCAGCCCTGGAGCACCTGGCCCTGGAGAACACCCTGCAGATGCAGGAGCTCACCAGCCTCATTGACATTCCCCGCGACGTAGAGGCCCTCAA GTTCCGCTATGAGAGCTCTCGCCTGGAAGACCTGGCGGGGCCGCCAGCAGCCCTGCCCTCAGTCCGGGGCCTCATACAG gaaggCTGGAGCAGGTGTGAGGAGCTGTGGGTGCAGCAGCTCCCCCTACAGGCCCGGGAGCAGCGCGGCACGGCGCAGCTGTCCTCCCTCGTGCAGGAGATGCACCGGCTGCTGGCGGACGGCTCGGAGCACGCCATCCTCGCCAG GGcggtgctggagctggagctgcgggcTGTGCGGCTGGCAGGGCTGCGGGATGGGCTGCGTCGAGGCTGCCAGGAACTGGAGCAGGAGGCAAGTGCCCGCCATGCCGAGCTGCAGGCCTTGCAGAGCAAGCGTCAGCGCATCCTGGACTTCCGCCACCTGGTG cacgaAAAGCAGCAGCACGTCCGGGCGCTGATCAAAGGCACCTCCTACATCAAATCCCAGCTCCGCAAGGACCAGGCCGAA GTCCAGGCCTTCGTGCAGAGGAAGTTGCTGGGCCCGGAACAGGATGTGACCCTGGAGTCGCAGCAGCTGCACGGGGGGGTGGAGCGCGAGGTCCGGCAGCTGGGGGCCATcgccctcccctgcctgctgcaccGCAGCCTCCCGGG GTCCCAGCAGGTCCCGGCCCACGAGCTCTCCATCCATCGGCTGGACCGGACGGGGCTCGCCCAGCACCGGGCCTTCCTCACTGTGTGCCAGGCTGCCGGCTTCCCTCTCTACAAG gccccggaGCACCTCCTGCCCCACATGGCTGCGCTGAAGAAGGAGCTGCTGGCCTTGCGTGCCCAGCTGGGTTACAAGAGCCAGGCGCTAGCCAGCCTGCAGCAGTGCCAGGGGACCGATGTGCAAG tcctgctgcaggcCCTGCGGGACCACGACCGGGAGcaggccggagccctggggccgCGGATGCAGCTGGTGACTGAGCAGTGCGAGCGCCGCATCGAGCGCTGGCCCGAGATGCAGGCCACGATCGACGCCTG GTGGGAGCAGCCGGGGCAGTTCTCCCTGCCGGCGGAGCACCGCCAGGGCCTCACCttgcagcagtggctggagcgcTGGACCCTGGCCCTCAAgaccctccagcagcacagctgggcctGA
- the LOC141977018 gene encoding HAUS augmin-like complex subunit 5 isoform X3, with translation MGQGKPSGSEAEQERRQQLAQGVARLRGELQQLDLQIETAQREVMADEVSLEAAQERIRDAQRRSLLLKAYAARLAKERQQLQGSIAQLWGRLEQLKDISRKAKVELTVGGKVPDLGFAGLEPEVLRDVRTACQLRFHFLKSLFEHSTSGARPSGTSEELLEASYQHWLSTVEDIVGSHPPNHVLAALEHLALENTLQMQELTSLIDIPRDVEALKFRYESSRLEDLAGPPAALPSVRGLIQEGWSRCEELWVQQLPLQAREQRGTAQLSSLVQEMHRLLADGSEHAILARAVLELELRAVRLAGLRDGLRRGCQELEQEASARHAELQALQSKRQRILDFRHLVHEKQQHVRALIKGTSYIKSQLRKDQAEVQAFVQRKLLGPEQDVTLESQQLHGGVEREVRQLGAIALPCLLHRSLPGSQQVPAHELSIHRLDRTGLAQHRAFLTVCQAAGFPLYKAPEHLLPHMAALKKELLALRAQLGYKSQALASLQQCQGTDVQVLLQALRDHDREQAGALGPRMQLVTEQCERRIERWPEMQATIDAWWEQPGQFSLPAEHRQGLTLQQWLERWTLALKTLQQHSWA, from the exons ATGGGGCAG ggaaaGCCCAGTGGGTCGGAAGCAGAGCAGGAGCGGCGCCAGCAGCTTGCCCAGGGCGTGGCCCGCCTGCgtggggagctgcagcagctggacctgcagaTAGAGACAGCCCAGCGCGAGGTCATGGCTGACG AGGTCTCCCTGGAGGCGGCCCAGGAGCGGATCCGTGACGCCCAGCGCCGCTCCCTGCTGCTCAAGGCCTATGCGGCCCGCCTGGCCAAGGAACgccagcagctgcagggcagcaTAGCACAGCTGTGGGGGCGGCTGGAGCAGCTGAAGGACATcagcag AAAGGCCAAGGTGGAGCTGACGGTGGGAGGGAAGGTGCCTGACCTCGGATTTGCTGGCTTGGAGCCTGAAGTACTG CGGGACGTGCGGACGGCCTGCCAGCTGCGCTTCCACTTCCTGAAGTCACTCTTCGAGCACAGCACATCTGGGGCCCGCCC CAGCGGGACAAGCGAGGAGCTGCTGGAGGCGTCCTACCAGCACTGGCTGAGCACGGTGGag GACATCGTGGGTTCCCACCCTCCCAACCATGTCCTGGCAGCCCTGGAGCACCTGGCCCTGGAGAACACCCTGCAGATGCAGGAGCTCACCAGCCTCATTGACATTCCCCGCGACGTAGAGGCCCTCAA GTTCCGCTATGAGAGCTCTCGCCTGGAAGACCTGGCGGGGCCGCCAGCAGCCCTGCCCTCAGTCCGGGGCCTCATACAG gaaggCTGGAGCAGGTGTGAGGAGCTGTGGGTGCAGCAGCTCCCCCTACAGGCCCGGGAGCAGCGCGGCACGGCGCAGCTGTCCTCCCTCGTGCAGGAGATGCACCGGCTGCTGGCGGACGGCTCGGAGCACGCCATCCTCGCCAG GGcggtgctggagctggagctgcgggcTGTGCGGCTGGCAGGGCTGCGGGATGGGCTGCGTCGAGGCTGCCAGGAACTGGAGCAGGAGGCAAGTGCCCGCCATGCCGAGCTGCAGGCCTTGCAGAGCAAGCGTCAGCGCATCCTGGACTTCCGCCACCTGGTG cacgaAAAGCAGCAGCACGTCCGGGCGCTGATCAAAGGCACCTCCTACATCAAATCCCAGCTCCGCAAGGACCAGGCCGAA GTCCAGGCCTTCGTGCAGAGGAAGTTGCTGGGCCCGGAACAGGATGTGACCCTGGAGTCGCAGCAGCTGCACGGGGGGGTGGAGCGCGAGGTCCGGCAGCTGGGGGCCATcgccctcccctgcctgctgcaccGCAGCCTCCCGGG GTCCCAGCAGGTCCCGGCCCACGAGCTCTCCATCCATCGGCTGGACCGGACGGGGCTCGCCCAGCACCGGGCCTTCCTCACTGTGTGCCAGGCTGCCGGCTTCCCTCTCTACAAG gccccggaGCACCTCCTGCCCCACATGGCTGCGCTGAAGAAGGAGCTGCTGGCCTTGCGTGCCCAGCTGGGTTACAAGAGCCAGGCGCTAGCCAGCCTGCAGCAGTGCCAGGGGACCGATGTGCAAG tcctgctgcaggcCCTGCGGGACCACGACCGGGAGcaggccggagccctggggccgCGGATGCAGCTGGTGACTGAGCAGTGCGAGCGCCGCATCGAGCGCTGGCCCGAGATGCAGGCCACGATCGACGCCTG GTGGGAGCAGCCGGGGCAGTTCTCCCTGCCGGCGGAGCACCGCCAGGGCCTCACCttgcagcagtggctggagcgcTGGACCCTGGCCCTCAAgaccctccagcagcacagctgggcctGA